A region of the Desulfobacterales bacterium genome:
ATTACTACGAAGACGGCTCTTCATCTTCATATCCTACTACCGCTTATTTATATTTGCTTGATCCTGAAACTGGGATATATGATTTTGAACTTCAAGACCAAAGAACTATGGATTTAACTAATCCAGCTCCAGAAGACTGGGTTGACGATGATCAGGAATTTGAAAATGTTTGGAATGACTTATATAGCGATTGGTGGATTCCGGGCAGCTTTCCAAGAGCTAAAATTAATATATCATCCGGAACTATTATTACAAAAGGTGATATAAAGTTTAAGGTTGAATTCAAGCGTCTTAAAAAAGATAGAAAGACTTTTAAGCCAAGCAAAGAAGAAGTAAAAAAATTAAAAAATCAATTAAAAGATAAAACATTAAACATACAAAGGTAATTATATGAAAAAATTAATTTTTTTAATAACTGTTTTTAGCTTGATTTTAATTCATATAGGAGGATGTACAACTTTGCCAGCATCTGATAATATATCATTAAATGAACCTTTATATATTGATACATTTTTAAAACATATATCAAAATTTTCTATCAACCAATCCGTTACTTTAAAAGGCAAATATATGGGATGGAAAGGCTCTTGCAAATCCGCTCCGCCTGAAACAAGAAGCGATTGGATGCTGGAATACAATGAAGCATGTATTTATGTGAGTGGCCCTGTTCCAGATGGTATCGATAGAAAACCAGGATCAACAGATGAAGGAAAGGAAGTTCAAATAAAAGGGGAAGTTAAATTTACAGCCGATGGTAAACCTTATGTAAAAATAGCAAAATAAAAAATTAAGAAGAGAAATAGCTACAGGATATATGTAGAAGATTTAGAAAACTTCTACATATATTCCTAATATTAACAAAACTAATAATGTAAAGGACTATTAATTTTTTATGCTTACAAATAAATTAGTTGGATTTACATGCTCTTATACTCCGTTGCCTTTAATTCATGCAGCAGGTTACGCTCCTTATAGGTTGTTTCCCCTTGATAATTCAAAAGACTCTGCAGGTCATATTTTACACGATAATCTTTGTCCCCATGTAAAAAAAATTTTAGATAGAGGTATAGATAATAACACTCCTGAAATGTCCGGAGTTGTTTTTATGAATAGCTGTGATGCTATGCGCCGTCTTTTTGACGGATGGAGAAAGGCAAGACCTAACGATAAAGCAATACTTATTGATTTTCCTGCTACAAGTGATGATAGCGCTATTAATTTTTTTGCTTTAGAACTTTCAAGGCTTTGGAAAGAATTATGGGAATGGAACGGAAGGGTAGGGGACTTAAGTTCTATAAAGCAAAGCATTTCAATTTATAATGATCTTTACTCGCTTTTTAGCGATGTAACTTCTAAGATAAGAAAAGCAAGGCTTAAAGACGGGAATCTTAAAATTCAAGAATTATATAATAAGGCTTCAACTGAACCTCCTGAAAATATAATTCCAATTTTAAAAAACCTTCAAGCTTCAATAAATTCAGCCTTAGACAACGATTCCAATTCTGTTCCAATATTTCTTTTTGGCAATGTTCTTTATGAATTAGATGCTTTTAAATTGTTTAACGACTGCGGAGCTTTTATTTGTGATGATGACCTTTGCACAGGCTCAAGGCTTTTTTATCCTATTAATATTACAGAGGAAGAAGATTTGTTTTTAAGTTTAAGTAAAAGTATTTTCTCACGTTCTTTTTGTGCAAGAACGTTTGATCCAAAATATCCTTTAAAATTTGCCGAGGATATTTTAAATAAAGCAAAAGCTTGCAATGCTAAAGGAGTAATCGCCCATGTATTAAAATTCTGTGATCCTTATTTAATAAGACTTCCGATAGTTCGAGAAATTTTAAAAGAAAATTCTTTGCCCTTGCTTGTCCTTGAAGGAGATTGCACATTAAGATCAATTGGCCAACAAAAAACAAGAATCGAAGCTTTTATTGAAATGTTGAGGTGAAAATTATGATGTATGAATATTTTAAAAATCTTGAATCAAGTTTGGAAAAAAAAATTAATGAAACACCGAAATCTCCTAATGCAAGAAAAAAATATAGCCTTGAAGTAGCAAGAATAGGAAAACGCCTTTATTCTGGCAAAGACAAAATCGCATGGACAGGTATCGGAGTGCCTTTTGATATATTAAATACAATGGGAATAACATCTTGTTTTGTTGAATTTGTTGGCGCTATGCTCGCTTCAACTGGAGCCAGTGGCAATTTCATCAAAGAGGCTGAAAATACTGGATATGCATCGGATTCATGCTCATACCACAGGGCAATTCTTGGAGCGCTATCTCAAAATTTAATCCCAAAACCTGATTTTTTAGTTGGCACAACTCTTCCATGTTCTGGAGGTCTTGCGGTTATTGAAAATATGGCAAGAAAATTTAAAAAAAGTCTTTTTGTCCTAAATGTACCCCAAGAAGACTCTCTCCAAAACATAAAATACCTTTCAGACCAGCTAAAAGATTTAGTTAATTTTATCCAAAAAGAAACAGGTATAAATTTTGATGAGAATAAACTCAAAGAAGGCATAAAAAAAACAAACAAAGCACGAGATTTAATGATTGAAGCTTATAATCTGGCAAAAAAAATACCGTCTCCTGTTGATAGCCGAATATTAAAAGATTTCGGAATTGTTACGGCGCTTATGCTTGGAACTGATGCTGGAATTGAGGTTGCAAAAGCATACAGAGATGAATTTCAAGCAAAAGTTAATTCTGGAGAAAGCGGTGTAAAAGGAGAAAAAATAAGATTATTATGGATTCAAAATCGTATTCAGTTCCGTTATCAGCTTGAAAAATGGATGGAAGAAGAATTTTCAGCATCAATTGTAATAGACGAATTAAACGATATAACATGGGAAAAAATTGATGTTGATGACCCATTTACAGGGATTGCTAAAAGAATAATTTCAATTCCATTTAATGGAAAAGCTGAAAAAAGAATTGAGCATTTAAAATTTCTTGCGAAAGAATATAAAATTCAAGGAGCTATAAATCCATGTAATTGGGGATGTCGACAGGGTACAGGAGAAAGAGGGCTTATTTCTGACGGACTAAAAGAAATAGGAGTCCCTGTAGTAAATTTAGAAATTGATTGTATAGATCAAAGAAATTTTGCAGAAGGCCAAGTTAAAACAAGAATAGCTGCTTTTATTGAAATGATTTCAAATTAAAAATATTTATGAAATTTTATGAAAGAGCATATTAACTTGTTAAAGGAACAAGGTTTTCCAGTTCCTTCAATAAATCCAGATCCAACAATTATAATACAAAATGAAAAGAAATTAGCCGCATAAGGAGAACATAAAAATATGTATTATTTAGGCATTGATATTGGCAGCCTTTCATGTGATGCTGTTTTAATTGATGATACAAAAAAAATTGTTGCAAGCTCAGTTGTTCCGACAGGTGCAAAAAATATTGAAGCAATAAAAAGAGCCACCCATGAAGTAATAGAAATATCTGGAATTTTGGAATCAGATATTAAAGCTTCGGTTTCAACAGGTTATGGCAGAGAAAGAGTTTCAAATCGCATTGCAGCCATTACCGAAATAACTTGCCATGCAAAAGGAATAAAAGAAGTTTTTGGGAAAATTGATGTGTTAATAGATATTGGAGGCCAAGACAGCAAATCCATACGAATAGATAGTAATGGCAGAGTTATTGATTTTGCAATGAATGATAAATGTGCGGCAGGAACTGGCAGATTTTTAGAAGCAATGGCTAGAGCTCTTCAAGTTGATATTGATGAACTTAGTGACCTTGATCATGGTTCTGTAGGAAATGTAACATTAAGCAGTATGTGTACTGTTTTTGCTGAAAGTGAAGTGGTTTCACTAATTGCCGATGGAGTTGAGGTAAAGGAAATTGTAAAAGGTTTAAATTCCGCAATAGCTTCAAGAACATCTTCTTTAGTAAAAAGGGTAGCTCCTGAATTAAAAGGTCTTTCTGTTGCTATGTCTGGAGGAGTAGCTCGAAACAATGGAGTAGTAAGGGCTTTAAAGGAAGTTATCGAAACGAATATAACTGTTTATGAAAAACCAGATATAATTGGAGCTTTGGGCGCAGCTTTATTTGCGATGGAAAAATCTATGTAAATAAAGACTTGAATTATATTTGATACATCGCAATTAAGCAAGCACCCAGTTTGGTATGTCTACTCCTAATTTTTAATTTCATCATTCTTTTTAAGGAAAACTTCAATCTTAGCTTTTTCCTTTAATTCTGTAACATAACTTCCCACAGATTTGCTTACTTTTTCCTGTTTTAGATTTCTAGCAAGCTGATCCTTGACTTCTTCATAAGGAACAGACATTTCTTTTTGTTTATCTATAACCTTAATTAAATGATATCCAAAATTTGTAGTTACTATATCGCTAACTTGACCAATTTCCATATTAAAAGCAGCATCTTCAAAACTTTTTACCATTTGGCCTTTGCTAAAAAAACCAAGATTTCCACCTTCTTTTCCTGATGGGCAGTCTGAATATTTTTTAGCAAGCTCGCTAAAATCTGCTCCAGCTTTAAGCTCTTTTTGTATATCTTCTATCTTTTTTTTAGCTTTTTCTTTATCTTCATCAGTAGCGGAATTATCTACTTTAACTAATATATGCATAGCATTAACACTATCTGCGCGTTTAAACATATTTTGATTATCGTCATAAAATTTTTTGCAATCTTCATCAGAAATCTTAATATCTTTAGCTATCTTATTATTAATTAATTCTTGAATAGATATGGATCTTTTAAGCTGAAGTTTAAGATCGTTTTCAGTAAGGTTAAGGTTTTTTAAAATAGCTTCATATTCTTCGGGTTTAGAAAAATTTTTCTTTATTTTTTCTATTTCTTCAAGAACTCTATTATCTGTTACAGTTATCTTTTCTTTTTGAGTTTCTTGAAAAAGGAGTTCTTCTTCAATAAGTCTATTAAGAACTTTTGTCTTAACATTATAGAGCTGTTCTTCATTAAGGGAATCTTTATGTGTTTTTGAGCTGTTCAACGCTCTATCAATTTCAATATTAAGTTTGTCTGCGTAAATAGGATTTCCATTAATAATAGCAACTTTATCTTCAGTAGCTTTTGTTTCAGTAGCTTTTGTTTCAATAGCTTTTGTTTCAATAGCTTTTGTTTTATTAGTTTTTTTTTCAATAGTCTTTTCCTCCGCAGCTTTTGTATCTCCACCCTTTGAGCCCATAGCAAAAGCATTCATAGAGCAGAAAATAATTAAACAAGCAATAAAAAAGTAAATTGGACATTTTCGGTTAATCATTTATAATACCTCCTAAAAATAAAAAAATTACATTTGATAAAAACAAAAATTTGAAAATGATATTCAAATATATTAAAAGCAATTTAAAATGGTTTTGCATAAAATAAATTAGACCTTTATTGGGTAGAAAATAGAAGGGCAAACTTGGTCGGGATGACTGGATTTGAAACAGCGACTCCAGCGTCCCGAACGCTGTACTCTACAAAGCTGAGCCACGTCCCGACTAATAAAAAAAGCTATAAATATTTTTTATTGAAGGAATTGTCAAACAAAATATTATAATTTAAAAAAATTATAGTAGAAAAATATGGAAATACTGCTTTTATGTAATGAATAATAATATAGGTAATTTTAAGTTATTCACTTGATTAGTTATTCACTATTAGTTATTCACTATTTAGTTATTCACTATTAGTTATTCACTATTTATTAAAGGATCGTCCATTGATTTTTACAGGAAATATAAATAAATTTAATCCTTGTGATCTACTTATGTTTATGAGCAACATGGGCAAAGATGGTATTCTTACAATAAAAAATGAAAATGAAATTTTAAGCATAACCTTAAAAAATGGACTTATAGCAGATGCCCAATCAGAACAAGCTGATGCAAAAATTCTTAAAGTTCTGTATATAACTCGTCTTGTAAACAAAGAGCAATATAAGCAGATTGTTCAATTAAAAAGAGAAACAGGCCTTAATCCAAGGCAGATTATTGAAAAATTAGAATTATTCCAAATAAACAAAATGGATGAAGCCATAAAGCTTGGGATAATGGATGTTATTTTTCAAATGTTTCTCCTTGAAAAGGGAGATTATGAATTCACTGATATTGCTATAGATGATTCCTTTATAAATTCTCTTATTGACTATAAAAGTATAGCAATTGAGCTTATGCACAGACTTGATGAATGGCATGAAACAGTGAAACAATTAAAATCCCTTGACAGAGTTACAAGTATTACCGAAGCTGGCTCTAAAGCAAATGTTAATTCCATTCTTGAAAACAATATTTTAAAGCTTGCTAAAGAAAATAAAACTGTTAAAGAAATAATTTCTCTTGCACCTATTCAAAGTTATAAGGCTTTAAAATCCGTAAAAACTCTTATTTCAACTGGATGGATTGCTTTGTCCCCTCCTGAAAAACAAGATAGTGTCCAAATAGATAGTAAAGCTACTTTTTTTTCTGATTTTAAAATTTTTTATAAGAAAATATTATCGGCAAGTGAAAATCAATCCAAAATAGCAAAATTAATGAGCTTTTGTAAAAAATATTTTGACATTATTATTCTTCTTACTATCAAAGAAGCAACAATCATAAAAATTTTATCATCTTTTAAAGATGCTTCAGGTAGATCAATTTATAAAAATTTAGAAAATATCAATATTGAGGTTGAGCCTGTATTTACAGGAGTTATTAAAAGTGGACTTTCATTTTTTGGAAAAATTTTTAGTTCCGCTATTTTTGATAATTTTGAAAATATTCGGCAAAATGGTGAATGCACGGTAATTCTTCTTAACAAAAGAGATGATGAATCTGTTATTCTTTATGCAGCCTTAAATACAGAAGATCCTGACTTAACGCCTTTTCATTATTTAGAGTTACTCTCATTATTGATTTATATGCCTAACGACGACAAAATTCGTAGAGTAAAAATAAAAAATCAGATCGCAGTCCATAGATTATCTAAACAAGAAAATAAAGCTGTAATGCTTATCAAAACATTAAATGATTTACCTCCAATGCCGGCTGTAACAAATCAATTATTTAAACTTCTATCAGATCCTAAAACTTCTTCATCCGATATCGTTAATACTTTATCAAAGGATCAATCTCTTGTAGCTAAAGTAATTAAAATAAGCAATTCATCCTTATACGGAAGCTTTGAAAAAGCAAGTACAATAAAACAAGCTGTAACAAGATTAGGTTTTAAAACCATTCGAAGTATTGTTCTTTCAGCATCAACTCGTTCTTTTTTCCCATCAAGTAATTCGAGCATTGGGATTTTAAGCCAAGGTTTATGGCTCCATTCAAAGGAATGTGCTGTTGCATCAAAAAAAATAGCAGAAATCATTCATTTTGATGAGGAAGAAGCATTTGTTGCAGGTATTCTCCATGATATTGGCAAATTGATTATATTAATTAAGTTATTCGATGAATATAAGCAAATTCAAAAAAAACAGGCATCAACAAAAAAGCCCGAAATATCCATTGAACATGAAATTTTAGGTTTTGATCATACCGTTATAGGAGAACTGCTTATGAAAAAGTGGAATATGCCTGAAAATCTTATTAGATGCGTAAAACACCACCACTCAGCTACTAATGAAGACGATATTCTTGTACATATTGTTTCTTATGGTAACTACTTTAGTAATATTTATAATAATAGAGTTGACGAAAAATATTTTGATATTGAACTTACAAAAAAAATTTTAAATATATCTGATGAATCTTTGGAAAAACTTAAAGACAAAATCATTGACGAATTTCAAAAAATTGAGGGACTCGATTAATGGAGTTCTCTAAATCATTTATTTCTAAACAATTAGAAATGGCTGCTTCCTTACACATTTCAGGAGAATTGGATAAAGCTGAGCTTATCTACAAAAAAATAATAAACTTTGATGCAAATAGTAAAGAAGCTTTTCATCTTCTCGGATTATTGATGTATCAAAAATCTGAATATATAGTTTCTGAAAATCTAATTAGAAATGCTATTTCATTAGATAGCAATGTTCCTGCTTTTTATTCAGATTTGGGAAATAGCCTTAAAATGCAAGGTAGACAAATTGAAGCAATAGAATGTTATAAAAAAGCACTAAAATTAGATCAAAATTGTCTCGAAGGGCATTATAATTACGCTAATGAACTTATGGCGCTCAACAAAAGTGATGAAGCTATCTCCCATTATAAGCTTGCAATAGCTCAAAATCCAAATATACCAGAAATTCACTATAATCTTGGAATTGCTTTTGCGAAAAAAGAACAATACTATGAAGCATCCCAAAGCTATAAAAATGCAATCAATCTAAAACCTGATTATTATGACGCATACTTCAATCTCGCCCACATAGCTGATTCCATGGGTGAATTAGATGAAGCCATAAAATTTTATAAAAAAGCTATAGATGCTAAACCTTATGCTCCCGAAGCTCATTTTGATATGTCCCTTACATTATTGCGTTTAGGTGATTATAAAAATGGATGGAATGAGTATGAATGGCGCTTATTAAAAAAAGATAAAATAAAAACTTTTACTAATAAAATTTTATGGAGAGGGGAGCCTCTCTTGGGTAAAAAGCTTTTAATTCAGCATGAACAGGGAATCGGTGATAGCATCCAATTTATTAGATACGCGGAACTTGCTAAAAATAGAGGTGGCTACATTATATTTGAAACAAAACCAAGTCTTTTTAGACTTTTTAAAAATGTTAAAGGAATTGACGAACTCGTTGAATGTGGAAATCATAATATTGATTTTGATTTTTATATTCCCATATTAAATCTTCCTAAAGCATTTTTGACTACATGGGAAACAGTTCCTGCTGAGGTGCCTTATATTTATCCTGAAGAAAAACTTGTGAATCAATGGTTACAAAAATTCCAGTCAATTAAAGGCTTTAAAATAGGTATATGCTGGCAGGGCAATCCAAAAAATACATCTGATTCTAAAAGATCCGTACCTTTAAAATATTTTAATTCTTTATTTGGTATAGAGAATACAAATTTTATAAGCCTGCAAAAACAATATGGGAATGATCAGTTATCTTATTTTAAAGCTGAAAAAGCACTAATAGATTTTAGTAACGAACTTGATGAGAATACAGGCGCTTTTATTGATACAGCCGCTGTAATGAAAAACCTTGACCTTGTTATTACTGTAGATACAGCCATAGCACATCTTGCAGGAGCTATAGGAGTTCCAGTTTTTCTTGTTTTAACTCATCCACCTACGGAATGGAGGTGGGGATATGATGCCGATGTTGTTCCTTGGTATCCAACTATGTTTGTTTTCAGACAAAAACAATCAGGGGATTGGGGGGAATTATTTTATAGAATAAAAGAAAGCTTAAAAATTTTTAAATGGTTCAAAAATATCTATTTACCGCAAAGTAGCAAAGAAATATTTTAAATTTCTTTACGATTTTTGCGGTAAGATAAAAAAATTGTCACTTCTTTCGAGTTGACCCTAAATAGTATGCACCTCCAACAAGGAAAATAACAAGAGGTATAAAAAAAATAAGCTTAACAACTTTAAAAAAAAGTTTCAGTAAAATAAAGGCAAAAATAATTCCTATAACAAGCCTAATTATAAAAGCATTGGATTTAGTCATTTTTTTGTATCCTTAAATTATTTTAAATATGAAATTGCATCAAGAATTTCTTTTTTTAATTCGGCATAATTTAATGTAACTTTAAATTGGGGGTATTCTTGTTTTACACTATCAGGGGGGCAGAAAAGTATACCTTTATCAGATTCTTTGAGCATTGATATATCATTATAGGAATCTCCGCAGGCAACTATTTTAAAATTTAAGCTTTTTAATGCTATAACTGTCTTTCTTTTTCCGTCTTTTTGACGTAATTGATAGCCTGTAATTTCTCCATTATCAGCTATTACTAATGAATTACAAAATAAGGTAGGCATTCCTAATTTTTTCATCAAAGGGCCAGCGAATTGAACAAAAGTATCGGAAACAATTATAACTGGATAATTTTCTCGCATCCATGTGAGGAAATCATTCGCACCATCAAGCGGCTCCATTGTAGCAATAACATCTTTAATATCTTGTATTTTAAGGCCGTGCTGTTTTAGAAGCCCTAGTCTTTTTTGCATTAAAACATCATAGTCCGGAATATCTCGAGTTGTGAGCTTTAATTCCTCAACTCCTGTTTTTTTTGCGACATTTATCCATATTTCTGGTGTAAAAACTCCTTCTAAATCACAGCAAATTATATTCATTATTATATTTCCTCCTTAAAAATTGATATAATTATTGATAATAACATCAATAATAAAATATTTTATACTTTAATCTCTAATATTTTTAGCCTTACCCATAATTTTTATTTATTGACAAATATATCAATAATTTAAATTTAATAACTTGCATTTTTCTAAATGTCAATTTTCATCATCAATTTCTTCTATTCTTATTAAAATTGGATAGTCATTTATAATGTCAGTATGATATATTTCAGAAAGAGCCTTTTTAACATCAGCTTCTTTAGCTTTATAAGTAAACATAATGACTGGAACCATGCCCTTTGATTTTCTGTACTTTTGTTGAACAGATTTTATACTGATACCATAAGTTCCAAGTATGCCAGATATTTTAGAAAGAACTCCAGGCCTATCTACTGCAGAAAATCTAAAATAATAATAGGTGAATACTTCATCTACAGGCTTTATTGGGATTGTTTTTATATTTTCCATTTTAAACGATAACAGAGGGATTCTGCCTTTTGATCCTAACATTATATTTCTGGCTATATCTATTATATCTCCTACAACTGCGCTCGCAGTAGGCATCATTCCAGCGCCATAACCGTAAAGCATTATGTCTCCACTTCTATCTCCGGATATTGTTACGGCATTTAATGAATCATTTACATTTGAAAGAAGGTTTTCAAAAGGTATCATTGTAGGATGAACCCTTGCTTCTATTGAGTCTCCCCAATTTTTTGAAATAGCCAGGAGCTTAACTTTATATCCGAATTGTTCTGCAAATTCAATATCGAGAGGGCTTATTTTGGATATGCCTTCAGTATAAATATCTTTTACGTTTATCTTTGTACCGTAGGATAGAGTTGTTAAAATAGCTAATTTGTGCGCAGCATCATATCCTTCAACATCAAGGAAAGAATTTGCTTCGGCATAGCCTTTTGCTTGAGCTTGGCTTAATGCATCCATGTAGCTTATATTGTCATTAGTTATTTTTGATAATATATAATTACATGTGCCATTTAATATTCCTGTCATGGACTTAATTTGATTTCCAGCTAATGATTCCCGAATTGTTTTTATAATCGGGATGCAGCCAGCTACACTTGCTTCATAAGCAATATCTATATTTTTTTTTTCGCAAGCTGAAAATATTTCATCTCCCTGATTTGCGAGTAATGCTTTGTTGGCAGTAACAATATGCTTTCCATTTTCAATGGCTAATAAAATAAGGTCTTTTGCAATTGTTTCTCCTCCTATAAGCTCTACAATTATATCAATCTCAGGATCGTTTACTACTTTATAGGAATCAGAAATAAAAACGCCTTCACCAAAATTAATACCTCTGTCTTTATTTTTATCTATATCGGCAATCTTTGATAAAATGATATTAGCGCCAACCCTTTTAGTTATAATATCGGCATTTTCAATAAGCATTTTCGCAACGCCTGTTCCTACAGTTCCACATCCAAGCAGACCAACCTTGATAGTTTTCATTATTAAAGGCTCCTAAAAATAGTTGATTATAAAATTTTTTTAATTCCTCGTACAGCTTGTTTTATACGCATTTCATTTTCAATAAGTGCAAATCTTACATAATCATCACCATATTCGCCAAAGCCTATACCAGGGGATACCGCTACATGAGCTTTATTTATAAGCATTTTTGAAAATTCAACTGAGCCCATTTTTATATACGTATCTGGAATTTTTGCCCATACAAACATTGTTCCTTTTGGAGGCTTAACATCCCATCCAACCCTTTTAAGTCCTTTTATTAAGGCGTCTCTCCTTGATTTATAGGTGTCACAAATTTCCTTTACACAGTCTTGAGGTCCATTTAATGCTATGATAGATGCAATCTGTACTGGCTGAAAAATTCCGTAATCAAGGTAACTTTTAATTCTACGCAAAGCACTTACAATTTCAGGGTTACCGACACAAAAGCCTACTCTCCAACCAGCCATACTGTAGCTTTTAGATAAGGAAAAAAATTCAACCCCAACATCTTTCGCACCCTTGACTTGAAGAAAGCTTGGAGCTTTATATCCATCAAAAACTAAATCAGCATAAGCAAGGTCATGAATAACCATTATATCGTTTTCTTTGGCATAAGCTACAACCTTTTCAAAAAAATCAAGATCAACGACTTCAGTTGTAGGATTATGAGGGTATGAAATTATTAGTAATTTCGGCTTTGGCCAAGTTTGCCTTGTAGCTGAGATTAAATTTTCAAAAAAATTACAGTCCGGGCCTACAGGTATTCCCCTAACATCTCCACCAGCGATTATTGCTGAATATGGATGAATAGGATAGGTAGGAGTAGGTGTAAAAACTACATCACCAGGACCAATAGTAACAAGAACAAGGTGAGACAACCCTTCTTTTGCTCCTATTGTAACTATAGCTTCGTTTTCATAATCAATATCTACATCATATCTTCTTTTATACCAATCAGCTATGGCCATCCTCAATTTTTTGATGCCCATAGACGCAGAATATCTATGATTATGCTCTTTTTGAGCAGCTTCAATTAATTTTTCAATAATGTGTTTAGGTGTTGGAAGATCTGGATTTCCCATTCCAAGATCAATAATGTCCTTTCCTTCATGTCTTGCTT
Encoded here:
- a CDS encoding 2-hydroxyacyl-CoA dehydratase, which gives rise to MLTNKLVGFTCSYTPLPLIHAAGYAPYRLFPLDNSKDSAGHILHDNLCPHVKKILDRGIDNNTPEMSGVVFMNSCDAMRRLFDGWRKARPNDKAILIDFPATSDDSAINFFALELSRLWKELWEWNGRVGDLSSIKQSISIYNDLYSLFSDVTSKIRKARLKDGNLKIQELYNKASTEPPENIIPILKNLQASINSALDNDSNSVPIFLFGNVLYELDAFKLFNDCGAFICDDDLCTGSRLFYPINITEEEDLFLSLSKSIFSRSFCARTFDPKYPLKFAEDILNKAKACNAKGVIAHVLKFCDPYLIRLPIVREILKENSLPLLVLEGDCTLRSIGQQKTRIEAFIEMLR
- a CDS encoding 2-hydroxyacyl-CoA dehydratase; this translates as MMYEYFKNLESSLEKKINETPKSPNARKKYSLEVARIGKRLYSGKDKIAWTGIGVPFDILNTMGITSCFVEFVGAMLASTGASGNFIKEAENTGYASDSCSYHRAILGALSQNLIPKPDFLVGTTLPCSGGLAVIENMARKFKKSLFVLNVPQEDSLQNIKYLSDQLKDLVNFIQKETGINFDENKLKEGIKKTNKARDLMIEAYNLAKKIPSPVDSRILKDFGIVTALMLGTDAGIEVAKAYRDEFQAKVNSGESGVKGEKIRLLWIQNRIQFRYQLEKWMEEEFSASIVIDELNDITWEKIDVDDPFTGIAKRIISIPFNGKAEKRIEHLKFLAKEYKIQGAINPCNWGCRQGTGERGLISDGLKEIGVPVVNLEIDCIDQRNFAEGQVKTRIAAFIEMISN
- the thrH gene encoding bifunctional phosphoserine phosphatase/homoserine phosphotransferase ThrH: MNIICCDLEGVFTPEIWINVAKKTGVEELKLTTRDIPDYDVLMQKRLGLLKQHGLKIQDIKDVIATMEPLDGANDFLTWMRENYPVIIVSDTFVQFAGPLMKKLGMPTLFCNSLVIADNGEITGYQLRQKDGKRKTVIALKSLNFKIVACGDSYNDISMLKESDKGILFCPPDSVKQEYPQFKVTLNYAELKKEILDAISYLK
- a CDS encoding HDOD domain-containing protein, with the protein product MIFTGNINKFNPCDLLMFMSNMGKDGILTIKNENEILSITLKNGLIADAQSEQADAKILKVLYITRLVNKEQYKQIVQLKRETGLNPRQIIEKLELFQINKMDEAIKLGIMDVIFQMFLLEKGDYEFTDIAIDDSFINSLIDYKSIAIELMHRLDEWHETVKQLKSLDRVTSITEAGSKANVNSILENNILKLAKENKTVKEIISLAPIQSYKALKSVKTLISTGWIALSPPEKQDSVQIDSKATFFSDFKIFYKKILSASENQSKIAKLMSFCKKYFDIIILLTIKEATIIKILSSFKDASGRSIYKNLENINIEVEPVFTGVIKSGLSFFGKIFSSAIFDNFENIRQNGECTVILLNKRDDESVILYAALNTEDPDLTPFHYLELLSLLIYMPNDDKIRRVKIKNQIAVHRLSKQENKAVMLIKTLNDLPPMPAVTNQLFKLLSDPKTSSSDIVNTLSKDQSLVAKVIKISNSSLYGSFEKASTIKQAVTRLGFKTIRSIVLSASTRSFFPSSNSSIGILSQGLWLHSKECAVASKKIAEIIHFDEEEAFVAGILHDIGKLIILIKLFDEYKQIQKKQASTKKPEISIEHEILGFDHTVIGELLMKKWNMPENLIRCVKHHHSATNEDDILVHIVSYGNYFSNIYNNRVDEKYFDIELTKKILNISDESLEKLKDKIIDEFQKIEGLD
- a CDS encoding tetratricopeptide repeat protein; translation: MEFSKSFISKQLEMAASLHISGELDKAELIYKKIINFDANSKEAFHLLGLLMYQKSEYIVSENLIRNAISLDSNVPAFYSDLGNSLKMQGRQIEAIECYKKALKLDQNCLEGHYNYANELMALNKSDEAISHYKLAIAQNPNIPEIHYNLGIAFAKKEQYYEASQSYKNAINLKPDYYDAYFNLAHIADSMGELDEAIKFYKKAIDAKPYAPEAHFDMSLTLLRLGDYKNGWNEYEWRLLKKDKIKTFTNKILWRGEPLLGKKLLIQHEQGIGDSIQFIRYAELAKNRGGYIIFETKPSLFRLFKNVKGIDELVECGNHNIDFDFYIPILNLPKAFLTTWETVPAEVPYIYPEEKLVNQWLQKFQSIKGFKIGICWQGNPKNTSDSKRSVPLKYFNSLFGIENTNFISLQKQYGNDQLSYFKAEKALIDFSNELDENTGAFIDTAAVMKNLDLVITVDTAIAHLAGAIGVPVFLVLTHPPTEWRWGYDADVVPWYPTMFVFRQKQSGDWGELFYRIKESLKIFKWFKNIYLPQSSKEIF
- a CDS encoding 2-hydroxyglutaryl-CoA dehydratase; translation: MYYLGIDIGSLSCDAVLIDDTKKIVASSVVPTGAKNIEAIKRATHEVIEISGILESDIKASVSTGYGRERVSNRIAAITEITCHAKGIKEVFGKIDVLIDIGGQDSKSIRIDSNGRVIDFAMNDKCAAGTGRFLEAMARALQVDIDELSDLDHGSVGNVTLSSMCTVFAESEVVSLIADGVEVKEIVKGLNSAIASRTSSLVKRVAPELKGLSVAMSGGVARNNGVVRALKEVIETNITVYEKPDIIGALGAALFAMEKSM
- a CDS encoding peptidylprolyl isomerase; amino-acid sequence: MINRKCPIYFFIACLIIFCSMNAFAMGSKGGDTKAAEEKTIEKKTNKTKAIETKAIETKATETKATEDKVAIINGNPIYADKLNIEIDRALNSSKTHKDSLNEEQLYNVKTKVLNRLIEEELLFQETQKEKITVTDNRVLEEIEKIKKNFSKPEEYEAILKNLNLTENDLKLQLKRSISIQELINNKIAKDIKISDEDCKKFYDDNQNMFKRADSVNAMHILVKVDNSATDEDKEKAKKKIEDIQKELKAGADFSELAKKYSDCPSGKEGGNLGFFSKGQMVKSFEDAAFNMEIGQVSDIVTTNFGYHLIKVIDKQKEMSVPYEEVKDQLARNLKQEKVSKSVGSYVTELKEKAKIEVFLKKNDEIKN